A single region of the Triticum dicoccoides isolate Atlit2015 ecotype Zavitan chromosome 2B, WEW_v2.0, whole genome shotgun sequence genome encodes:
- the LOC119368452 gene encoding uncharacterized protein Os04g0629400-like, whose protein sequence is MCCYVGKATKIFLGLVTALLLAGLVLGFGLAHRTLWGGQKADPACRWPRCQQQQPPPQPLYGGDPLPVAGTTTTAPPSNPLTEPAVAVFPGVASSTAHPPATASVPSFAPPRPYPGVASSTAVPPAVPSVPNFGPPSPFPGVASSAAVPPAVTSVPNLGPPSPFAGAASSTAVPPAPHLGPPTPFPIGPGPSSHP, encoded by the coding sequence ATGTGTTGCTACGTGGGCAAGGCCACCAAGATCTTCCTCGGCCTCGTCACGGCGCTGCTGCTCGCCGGCCTCGTCCTCGGCTTCGGCCTGGCCCACCGGACGCTCTGGGGAGGCCAGAAGGCTGATCCAGCCTGCCGGTGGCCGCGCtgccagcagcagcagccgccgccgcagccgctctACGGCGGCGACCCGCTCCCGGTCGCGGGCACCACCACCACCGCGCCGCCGTCCAACCCGCTCACGGAGCCGGCTGTCGCCGTGTTCCCCGGGGTTGCCTCCTCCACCGCGCACCCGCCGGCGACGGCAAGCGTGCCGAGCTTCGCGCCGCCTAGGCCCTACCCCGGGGTCGCTTCCTCCACAGCCGTGCCGCCCGCGGTGCCGAGCGTGCCGAACTTCGGGCCGCCCAGCCCGTTCCCCGGggtcgcctcctccgccgccgtgcCGCCCGCGGTGACTAGCGTGCCGAACTTGGGGCCGCCCAGCCCATTCGCCGGggctgcctcctccaccgccgtgCCGCCCGCGCCGCACTTGGGGCCGCCCACACCGTTCCCCATCGGTCCCGGCCCGTCCTCTCATCCATGA